One stretch of Rosistilla oblonga DNA includes these proteins:
- a CDS encoding glycosyltransferase family 4 protein: MRIAQVAPLIETVPPKTYGGTERVVHYLTEELVRQGHDVTLFASGDSRTEADHVAVVKESLRCSRETRDPVVWHQRQLMEVLRMADKFDIIHFHTDFSHFSAMRYLNTPHVTTLHGRLDLPDFQTVFDEFPDMPVVSISDSQRRPIPHANWVGTVYNGTPGENYMFQPTPDPVEYFAFLGRFSPEKGPERAIEIAKRLGVKLKMAAKIDRVDEQYFAERIQPHLSDPLIEYIGEVDEEGKNELLGGAKALLFPIDWPEPFGLVMTEAMACGTPVVAFRNGSVDEVMKPGVTGYIVESIDEAVAAAENIDKISRRGCRLYFQDRFDVEPMTHGYVQVYEKLIAPQPTIRIPSRRAIAKSNDQPLTMETA, translated from the coding sequence ATGAGAATTGCGCAGGTCGCTCCACTGATTGAAACCGTGCCACCGAAGACTTATGGCGGCACCGAGAGGGTCGTCCATTACTTGACCGAAGAACTCGTTCGGCAAGGGCACGACGTGACACTTTTCGCGAGCGGTGATTCGCGAACCGAGGCCGATCATGTTGCCGTCGTCAAAGAATCACTGCGTTGTAGCCGAGAGACTCGCGACCCCGTCGTTTGGCACCAACGCCAACTGATGGAGGTGCTGCGGATGGCTGACAAGTTCGACATCATTCACTTTCACACCGACTTCAGCCACTTCAGTGCGATGCGGTATTTGAACACGCCTCACGTCACGACATTGCACGGGCGGTTGGATCTCCCCGATTTCCAAACCGTCTTCGATGAATTCCCCGACATGCCAGTCGTTTCGATCAGCGATTCCCAGCGGCGGCCGATCCCGCACGCAAACTGGGTCGGCACCGTCTACAACGGAACGCCCGGCGAGAACTACATGTTTCAGCCGACACCCGACCCGGTCGAATACTTCGCCTTCCTGGGACGCTTCTCCCCCGAAAAAGGGCCGGAGCGTGCTATCGAAATCGCTAAGCGATTGGGCGTTAAGTTGAAGATGGCGGCGAAGATCGACAGAGTCGATGAGCAGTATTTTGCCGAGCGAATCCAGCCGCATTTGAGCGATCCCTTGATCGAATACATCGGCGAGGTCGATGAAGAAGGCAAAAACGAACTGCTGGGTGGTGCCAAAGCGTTGCTGTTCCCCATCGATTGGCCCGAGCCGTTTGGGTTGGTGATGACTGAGGCGATGGCCTGCGGAACTCCCGTGGTTGCATTCCGCAACGGTAGCGTCGATGAAGTGATGAAGCCGGGAGTGACCGGCTACATCGTCGAAAGCATCGACGAAGCAGTCGCCGCGGCTGAAAACATCGACAAGATCAGTCGCCGTGGCTGTCGACTGTACTTCCAGGATCGCTTCGATGTCGAACCGATGACGCATGGCTATGTGCAGGTGTATGAAAAGTTGATCGCTCCGCAACCTACGATCCGAATCCCGTCGCGACGGGCGATCGCCAAGTCGAACGATCAACCGCTGACGATGGAAACTGCGTAG